A window of the Scleropages formosus chromosome 5, fSclFor1.1, whole genome shotgun sequence genome harbors these coding sequences:
- the apex1 gene encoding DNA repair nuclease APEX1, producing MSKRGKKKDTGDGEQDNSAAPPAKKGKKEKEPEAPILYEDPPDKLSTKDGRTANMKITSWNVDGLRAWVKKKGLDWVREELPDVICLQETKCAEKSLPQDITSMPEFPHKYWAGSEGKEGYSGVAMLCKTKPLNITYGIGKEEHDKEGRVITAEFPSFFLVTAYVPNAGRGLVRLDYRKTWDVDFRAYLSELDQKKPLVLCGDLNVAHHEIDIKNPKGNRKNAGFTAEEREGFTQLLAAGFVDSFRELYPEQANAYTFWTYMMNARAKNVGWRLDYFVISRRLLPSLCDSKIRNKVMGSDHCPITLHITV from the exons ATGTCGAAGAGAGGAAAGAAGAAGGACACTGGAGATGGGGAGCAGGACAACAGTGCAG CCCCCCCTGCCAAAAAGggtaagaaggagaaggaacCCGAGGCCCCCATTCTTTATGAAGACCCTCCAGACAAACTGAGTACTAAAGATGGCCGCACTGCTAACATGAAGATCACTTCATGGAACGTGGATGGGCTGCGGGCCTGGGTTAAGAAGAAGGGATTGGAT TGGGTGCGTGAGGAATTGCCAGACGTCATCTGCCTGCAGGAGACCAAGTGTGCAGAGAAGTCACTCCCACAGGATATCACCTCCATGCCCGAGTTCCCCCACAAGTACTGGGCTGGCTCTGAGGGCAAAGAGGGCTACAGCGGCGTGGCCATGCTGTGCAAGACAAAGCCCCTCAACATCACCTACGGCATCG GAAAAGAGGAGCATGACAAGGAAGGGCGTGTCATCACTGCAGAATTCCCCAGCTTCTTCCTTGTCACGGCCTACGTGCCCAATGCAGGCAGAGGACTAGTTCGTCTCGACTACCGCAAGACCTGGGACGTCGACTTCCGAGCCTACCTGAGCGAGCTGGACCAGAAGAAACCCTTGGTACTGTGTGGCGACCTGAACGTAGCCCATCACGAGATCGACATCAAGAACCCCAAGGGCAACCGCAAGAATGCTGGCTTCACAGCCGAGGAACGCGAGGGTTTCACCCAGCTGCTTGCCGCTGGCTTTGTCGACAGCTTCAGGGAGCTGTACCCTGAGCAGGCCAACGCCTACACCTTCTGGACCTACATGATGAATGCCCGTGCAAAGAATGTGGGCTGGCGTCTTGACTACTTTGTGATCTCTCGCAGGCTGCTGCCGTCACTGTGCGACAGCAAGATCCGCAACAAAGTGATGGGCAGCGACCACTGCCCCATCACCCTCCACATCACTGTGTAG
- the LOC108935949 gene encoding uncharacterized protein LOC108935949 codes for MNSFLFLTFSGVCYSLVDSAHVKWTPGQDVEDSSSFYEDLWKSNIDIANATLQTRFLQAMQMGNLPVEKYTIFGMQDLYYMINVTAMLREMSEKKPMPEDIKQFFKGRFNSYEKYLAYLLNDFSLTNESVIVPRPAMASYINNYHRVMKKYEPIYFVVALLPCSKLWPYLAENVNMTENNPYYSFKRDNQGGNPAKHFKGLLDGYQHKMNKKTAHQIFRQQMEHEKNFFQSSYTEKPILF; via the exons ATgaactcttttctttttctcacattttcagGGGTCTG CTATTCTCTTGTTGACTCAGCCCATGTAAAGTGGACACCAGGGCAGG ATGTTGAAGACAGTTCCAGTTTTTATGAGGATCTCTGGAAGAGCAATATAGACATTGCGAATGCAACGCTCCAAACCAGATTCCTGCAGGCGATGCAGATGGGAAACCTTCCAGTAGAAAAATACACCATCTTTGGCATGCAGGATCTCTACTACATGATCAATGTCACAGCGATGCTGCGTGAAATGAGTGAGAAGAAGCCCATGCCAGAGGAcattaaacaatttttcaaaggCCGATTTAACAGTTATGAGAAGTACTTGGCATACTTACTGAACGACTTTTCCTTAACG AACGAGTCTGTTATTGTTCCCCGCCCTGCAATGGCCAGCTACATTAATAATTACCACAGGGTGATGAAGAAATATGAGCCCATCTACTTTGTGGTTGCCCTACTGCCCTGTTCCAAGCTCTGGCCTTATTTGGCTGAAAATGTGAACATGACCGAGAACAACCCCTATTATTCATTCAAGAGGGACAATCAAGGAGGAAATCCAGCGAAACACTTCAAGGGTCTTCTTGATGGTTACCAGCACAAAATGAATAAGAAGACAGCGCACCAAATCTTTCGGCAACAAATGGAGCATGAAAAGAACTTCTTCCAGTCTTCCTACACTGAGAAGCCCATCCTTTTCTGA
- the mlc1 gene encoding membrane protein MLC1, translated as MDTQLRVDQVPLASQLARGSSLAPREELLAREEFTYDRMPTLERTGRRAERERHDRDSYTVDVRASDLQLPHSQNMHPCLSYRAWLYSVLIGGSLLVTAGFSLYLGNVFPEAMDYLRCAAGSCIPAAVVSFAIAKNRYVVVSDFQVMFVSTFAVTTTCLVWFGCKLVLSPSAININFNLILLILLEVLMASTVILSARSAEDCCNQRKATAYEGPVVLTPVAFPARLLKAYSVIEVIVGISAVFGGIIALNMDALVPGPYLSVTFFWILVACFPSAIASHVAAEYPNKCLVEVLIAISSVTSPLLFSASGFLSCSVLRFVHIFLHEVPTAKQSYDVLLLILMLLLLLQAVLTLATVVHCAIYKIQYHQGVQDWDEGPQIPSQHYERHPPNGSLAEFDKDKAWKAVVVQMAH; from the exons ATGGACACACAG CTCAGAGTGGACCAGGTGCCGCTGGCCAGCCAGCTGGCTCGGGGCTCCAGTTTGGCACCGAGGGAGGAGCTGCTGGCCAGGGAGGAGTTCACCTACGACCGCATGCCGACGCTGGAGAGGACAGGTCGGCGAGCGGAGCGGGAGCGCCACGACAGGGACAGCTACACGGTGGACGTGCGAGCCAGCGACCTGCAGCTGCCCCATTCCCAGAACATGCACCCCTGTCTCAGTTACAGGGCCTGGCTCTACAGCGTCCTCATTGGG GGTAGTCTGCTCGTGACTGCTGGCTTCTCCCTCTACCTGGGCAACGTCTTTCCTGAGGCCATGGATTACCTGCGCTGTGCGGCGGGCTCC TGTATTCCAGCAGCGGTGGTGAGCTTTGCCATTGCCAAGAACAGATATGTTGTG GTGTCGGATTTCCAGGTGATGTTCGTCTCGACGTTCGCAGTTACAACCACCTGTTTAGTTTGGTTCGGTTGCAAACTGGTGCTCAGCCCTTCTGCCATCAAT ATCAACTTCAACCTGATCCTGCTCATCCTGCTGGAGGTCCTGATGGCCAGCACCGTCATCCTGTCGGCTCGCTCCGCCGAGGACTGCTGCAACCagaggaag GCGACAGCATATGAAGGACCTGTGGTGCTGACACCAGTCGCCTTCCCTGCCCGACTCCTCAAAGCCTACTCT GTCATTGAGGTCATAGTGGGGATCTCTGCAGTGTTTGGTGGAATTATAGCGCTCAACATGGATGCCCTGGTCCCAGGACCGTACCTGTCCGTCACATTCTTCTGGATCCTCGTGGCT TGTTTCCCCAGTGCCATTGCCAGTCACGTAGCAGCAGAATACCCCAACAAGTGTCTG GTGGAGGTCTTGATCGCCATCAGCAGCGTCACTTCGCCGCTGCTCTTTTCTGCCTCAGGCTTCCTGTCGTGCAGTGTGCTGAGATTTGTCCACATCTTCCTGCATGAGGTGCCCACAGCCAAG cAATCTTATGACGTCCTCCTTCTGATCCTGATGCTGTTACTGCTACTGCAAGCCGTGCTGACTTTGGCCACTGTGGTGCACTGTGCCATCTATAAGATCCAGTACCATCAGGGGGTACAAGACTGGGACGAGGGTCCACAGATACCCTCACAACACTACGAG CGACATCCACCAAATGGAAGCCTGGCTGAGTTCGACAAGGACAAAGCCTGGAAGGCAGTGGTGGTCCAGATGGCACATTGA